The proteins below come from a single Cervus canadensis isolate Bull #8, Minnesota chromosome 2, ASM1932006v1, whole genome shotgun sequence genomic window:
- the TRIM46 gene encoding tripartite motif-containing protein 46 isoform X3, with translation MKAKAAAGRSHRRRTDWTSMKNMEKELLCPVCQEMYKQPLVLPCTHSVCQACAREVLGQQGYIGHGGDPSSEPTSPASTPSTRSPRLSRRTLPKPDRLDRLLKSGFGTYPGRKRGALHPQVIMFPCPACQGDVELGERGLAGLFRNLTLERVVERYRQSVSVGGAILCQLCKPPPLEATKGCTECRATFCNECFKLFHPWGTQKAQHEPTLPTLSFRPKGLMCPDHKEEVTHYCKTCQRLVCQLCRVRRTHSGHKITPVLSAYQALKDKLTKSLTYILGNQDTVQTQICELEETVRHTEVSGQQAKEEVSQLVRGLGAVLEEKRASLLQAIEECQQERLARLSAQIQEHRSLLDGSGLVGYAQEVLKETDQPCFVQAAKQLHNRISRATEALQTFRPAASSSFRHCQLDVGREMKLLTELNFLRVPEAPVIDTQRTFAYDQIFLCWRLPPHSPPAWHYTIEFRRTDVPAQPGPTRWQRREEVRGTSALLENPDTGSVYVLRVRGCNKAGYGEYSEDVHLHTPPAPVLHFFLDGRWGTSRERLAISKDQRAVRSVPGLPLLLAAERLLTGCHLSVDVVLGDVAVTQGRSYWACAVDPASYLVKVRPGQWTRQRCRGRHRGGVAALRFPDHRHGQDPAGGWGQLERGADREGRPGGQLHGAPAAPPGHLPGLREGSRFLPGCRVLPRAPGVPPGLLGPCVPCLLLHRGWRSTATGARGHQAREEGHHWGLRQAGLTLPGLCGASGSWVLSLVASPSSSSSHVVLSRPLSVFPRPFLTKGLSSAHLSGCPPFSLLPVNPGSCPHHVSAPCAALGILPESWRQPLPHPCPVLPPQAGWEGRHPEHWACSPALPSALPSSLPHPC, from the exons ATGAAGGCGAAGGCGGCTGCAGGCCGGAGCCACCGCAGGAGGACAGACTGG ACGAGCATGAAGAACATGGAGAAGGAGCTGCTGTGCCCCGTGTGTCAAGAAATGTATAAGCAGCCGCTGGTGCTGCCGTGCACCCACAGCGTGTGCCAGGCCTGCGCCCGGGAGGTGCTGGGCCAGCAGGGCTACATAGGCCATGGTGGGGACCCCAGCTCTgagcccacttctcctgcctccaCCCCATCCACCCGAAGCCCTCGCCTCTCCCGCAGAACTCTCCCCAAACCAGACCGCTTGGACCGGCTGCTTAAGTCAG GCTTTGGGACATACCCCGGGCGGAAGCGAGGTGCTCTGCACCCCCAGGTGATCATGTTCCCGTGCCCAGCCTGCCAGGGTGATGTGGAGCTGGGGGAGCGGGGCTTGGCAGGGCTTTTCCGGAACCTGACCCTGGAGCGTGTGGTGGAGCGGTACCGCCAGAGTGTGAGTGTGGGCGGCGCCATCCTGTGCCAGCTATGCAAGCCCCCGCCACTAGAGGCCACCAAGGGCTGTACCGAGTGCCGCGCCACCTTCTGCAATGAGTGCTTCAAGCTCTTCCATCCCTGGGGCACCCAGAAGGCCCAGCATGAACCCACCctgcccaccctctcctttcgCCCCAAG GGACTAATGTGTCCAGATCACAAAGAAGAGGTGACCCATTACTGCAAGACGTGCCAACGACTGGTGTGCCAGCTCTGCCGCGTGCGGCGCACCCACAGCGGCCACAAAATCACACCCGTGCTCAGTGCCTACCAGGCCCTCAAG GACAAGCTGACAAAGAGCCTGACATACATCCTGGGGAACCAGGACACAGTGCAGACCCAGATCTGTGAGCTGGAGGAGACCGTGAGGCACACGGAG GTGAGTGGTCAGCAGGCCAAGGAGGAGGTGTCCCAGCTGGTgcgggggctgggggctgtgCTGGAGGAGAAGCGGGCGTCACTGCTTCAAGCCATTGAGGAGTGTCAGCAGGAACGGCTGGCCCGTCTCAGCGCCCAGATCCAGGAGCACCGGAGCCTGCTGGATGGCTCAGGTCTGGTGGGCTACGCTCAGGAGGTTCTTAAGGAAACAGACCAGCCTTGCTTTGTGCAAGCAGCCAAACAACTGCACAACAG GATTTCCCGAGCCACAGAGGCCCTCCAGACATTCCGGCCAGCTGCCAGCTCCTCCTTCCGCCATTGCCAGCTGGATGTGGGGCGTGAGATGAAGCTGCTGACAGAGCTTAATTTCCTGCGAG TGCCCGAGGCTCCGGTCATCGACACCCAGCGCACCTTTGCCTACGACCAGATCTTCCTCTGCTGGCGGCTGCCCCCCCACTCACCGCCTGCCTGGCACTACACCATTGAGTTCCGGCGCACCGACGTGCCGGCCCAGCCAGGCCCCACCCGCTGGCAGCGGcgggaggaggtgagggggacCAGCGCCCTGCTGGAGAACCCCGACACGGGCTCTGTGTATGTGCTGCGTGTCCGCGGCTGCAATAAGGCCGGCTACGGCGAGTACAGTGAGGACGTGCACCTGCACACGCCGCCCGCGCCCG tcCTGCACTTCTTCCTGGATGGCCGCTGGGGCACAAGCCGTGAGCGGCTGGCCATCAGCAAGGACCAGCGAGCGGTGAGGAGTGTCCCAGGGCTgcccctgctgctggctgccgagCGGCTGCTGACGGGCTGCCACCTGAGCGTGGACGTGGTCCTGGGCGATGTGGCTGTGACCCAGGGCCGCAGCTACTGGGCCTGCGCCGTGGACCCAGCCTCCTACTTGGTCAAG GTACGACCCGGACAGTGGACACGACAGCGGTGCCGAGGACGCCACCGTGGAGGCGTCGCCGCCCTTCGCTTTCCTGACCATCGGCATGGGCAAGAtcctgctgggggctggggccagCTCGAACGCGGGGCTGACCGGGAGGGACGGCCCGGCGGCCAGCTGCACGGTGCCCCTGCCGCCCCGCCTGGGCATCTGCCTGGACTACGAGAGGGGTCGCGTTTCCTTCCTGGATGCCGTGTCCTTCCGAGGGCTCCTGGAGTGCCCCCTGGACTGCTCGGGCCCTGTGTGCCCTGCCTTTTGCTTCATCGGGGGTGGCGCAGTACAGCTACAGGAGCCCGTGGGCACCAAGCCCGAGAGGAAGGTCACCATTGGGGGCTTCGCCAAGCTGGACTGACCCTCCCGGGCCTCTGCGGGGCCTCCGGAAGCTGGGTTCTCTCTCTGGTAGCTTCTCCCTCCAGCTCTTCCTCCCACGTGGTCCTGTCCCGTCCCCTATCTGTCTTCCCACGGCCTTTCTTGACCAAGGGACTCTCCTCTGCTCACCTCTCTGGATGTCCCCCATTCTCCCTattgcctgttaatccaggttCCTGCCCCCACCACGTCTCTGCCCCATGCGCTGCCCTTGGCATCTTGCCCGAATcatggagacagcccctgccccacccctgccctgtgcTCCCCCCCCAGGCTGGTTGGGAGGGAAGGCACCCGGAACACTGGGCTTGCTCGCCAGCTCTGCCCTCCGCCCTGCCAAGCTCCCTGCCCCATCCGTGCTGA
- the TRIM46 gene encoding tripartite motif-containing protein 46 isoform X1: protein MAEGEDMQTFTSIMDALVRISTSMKNMEKELLCPVCQEMYKQPLVLPCTHSVCQACAREVLGQQGYIGHGGDPSSEPTSPASTPSTRSPRLSRRTLPKPDRLDRLLKSGFGTYPGRKRGALHPQVIMFPCPACQGDVELGERGLAGLFRNLTLERVVERYRQSVSVGGAILCQLCKPPPLEATKGCTECRATFCNECFKLFHPWGTQKAQHEPTLPTLSFRPKGLMCPDHKEEVTHYCKTCQRLVCQLCRVRRTHSGHKITPVLSAYQALKDKLTKSLTYILGNQDTVQTQICELEETVRHTEVSGQQAKEEVSQLVRGLGAVLEEKRASLLQAIEECQQERLARLSAQIQEHRSLLDGSGLVGYAQEVLKETDQPCFVQAAKQLHNRISRATEALQTFRPAASSSFRHCQLDVGREMKLLTELNFLRVPEAPVIDTQRTFAYDQIFLCWRLPPHSPPAWHYTIEFRRTDVPAQPGPTRWQRREEVRGTSALLENPDTGSVYVLRVRGCNKAGYGEYSEDVHLHTPPAPVLHFFLDGRWGTSRERLAISKDQRAVRSVPGLPLLLAAERLLTGCHLSVDVVLGDVAVTQGRSYWACAVDPASYLVKVRPGQWTRQRCRGRHRGGVAALRFPDHRHGQDPAGGWGQLERGADREGRPGGQLHGAPAAPPGHLPGLREGSRFLPGCRVLPRAPGVPPGLLGPCVPCLLLHRGWRSTATGARGHQAREEGHHWGLRQAGLTLPGLCGASGSWVLSLVASPSSSSSHVVLSRPLSVFPRPFLTKGLSSAHLSGCPPFSLLPVNPGSCPHHVSAPCAALGILPESWRQPLPHPCPVLPPQAGWEGRHPEHWACSPALPSALPSSLPHPC, encoded by the exons ATGGCTGAGGGTGAGGATATGCAGACCTTCACTTCTATCATGGATGCACTGGTCCGCATCAGT ACGAGCATGAAGAACATGGAGAAGGAGCTGCTGTGCCCCGTGTGTCAAGAAATGTATAAGCAGCCGCTGGTGCTGCCGTGCACCCACAGCGTGTGCCAGGCCTGCGCCCGGGAGGTGCTGGGCCAGCAGGGCTACATAGGCCATGGTGGGGACCCCAGCTCTgagcccacttctcctgcctccaCCCCATCCACCCGAAGCCCTCGCCTCTCCCGCAGAACTCTCCCCAAACCAGACCGCTTGGACCGGCTGCTTAAGTCAG GCTTTGGGACATACCCCGGGCGGAAGCGAGGTGCTCTGCACCCCCAGGTGATCATGTTCCCGTGCCCAGCCTGCCAGGGTGATGTGGAGCTGGGGGAGCGGGGCTTGGCAGGGCTTTTCCGGAACCTGACCCTGGAGCGTGTGGTGGAGCGGTACCGCCAGAGTGTGAGTGTGGGCGGCGCCATCCTGTGCCAGCTATGCAAGCCCCCGCCACTAGAGGCCACCAAGGGCTGTACCGAGTGCCGCGCCACCTTCTGCAATGAGTGCTTCAAGCTCTTCCATCCCTGGGGCACCCAGAAGGCCCAGCATGAACCCACCctgcccaccctctcctttcgCCCCAAG GGACTAATGTGTCCAGATCACAAAGAAGAGGTGACCCATTACTGCAAGACGTGCCAACGACTGGTGTGCCAGCTCTGCCGCGTGCGGCGCACCCACAGCGGCCACAAAATCACACCCGTGCTCAGTGCCTACCAGGCCCTCAAG GACAAGCTGACAAAGAGCCTGACATACATCCTGGGGAACCAGGACACAGTGCAGACCCAGATCTGTGAGCTGGAGGAGACCGTGAGGCACACGGAG GTGAGTGGTCAGCAGGCCAAGGAGGAGGTGTCCCAGCTGGTgcgggggctgggggctgtgCTGGAGGAGAAGCGGGCGTCACTGCTTCAAGCCATTGAGGAGTGTCAGCAGGAACGGCTGGCCCGTCTCAGCGCCCAGATCCAGGAGCACCGGAGCCTGCTGGATGGCTCAGGTCTGGTGGGCTACGCTCAGGAGGTTCTTAAGGAAACAGACCAGCCTTGCTTTGTGCAAGCAGCCAAACAACTGCACAACAG GATTTCCCGAGCCACAGAGGCCCTCCAGACATTCCGGCCAGCTGCCAGCTCCTCCTTCCGCCATTGCCAGCTGGATGTGGGGCGTGAGATGAAGCTGCTGACAGAGCTTAATTTCCTGCGAG TGCCCGAGGCTCCGGTCATCGACACCCAGCGCACCTTTGCCTACGACCAGATCTTCCTCTGCTGGCGGCTGCCCCCCCACTCACCGCCTGCCTGGCACTACACCATTGAGTTCCGGCGCACCGACGTGCCGGCCCAGCCAGGCCCCACCCGCTGGCAGCGGcgggaggaggtgagggggacCAGCGCCCTGCTGGAGAACCCCGACACGGGCTCTGTGTATGTGCTGCGTGTCCGCGGCTGCAATAAGGCCGGCTACGGCGAGTACAGTGAGGACGTGCACCTGCACACGCCGCCCGCGCCCG tcCTGCACTTCTTCCTGGATGGCCGCTGGGGCACAAGCCGTGAGCGGCTGGCCATCAGCAAGGACCAGCGAGCGGTGAGGAGTGTCCCAGGGCTgcccctgctgctggctgccgagCGGCTGCTGACGGGCTGCCACCTGAGCGTGGACGTGGTCCTGGGCGATGTGGCTGTGACCCAGGGCCGCAGCTACTGGGCCTGCGCCGTGGACCCAGCCTCCTACTTGGTCAAG GTACGACCCGGACAGTGGACACGACAGCGGTGCCGAGGACGCCACCGTGGAGGCGTCGCCGCCCTTCGCTTTCCTGACCATCGGCATGGGCAAGAtcctgctgggggctggggccagCTCGAACGCGGGGCTGACCGGGAGGGACGGCCCGGCGGCCAGCTGCACGGTGCCCCTGCCGCCCCGCCTGGGCATCTGCCTGGACTACGAGAGGGGTCGCGTTTCCTTCCTGGATGCCGTGTCCTTCCGAGGGCTCCTGGAGTGCCCCCTGGACTGCTCGGGCCCTGTGTGCCCTGCCTTTTGCTTCATCGGGGGTGGCGCAGTACAGCTACAGGAGCCCGTGGGCACCAAGCCCGAGAGGAAGGTCACCATTGGGGGCTTCGCCAAGCTGGACTGACCCTCCCGGGCCTCTGCGGGGCCTCCGGAAGCTGGGTTCTCTCTCTGGTAGCTTCTCCCTCCAGCTCTTCCTCCCACGTGGTCCTGTCCCGTCCCCTATCTGTCTTCCCACGGCCTTTCTTGACCAAGGGACTCTCCTCTGCTCACCTCTCTGGATGTCCCCCATTCTCCCTattgcctgttaatccaggttCCTGCCCCCACCACGTCTCTGCCCCATGCGCTGCCCTTGGCATCTTGCCCGAATcatggagacagcccctgccccacccctgccctgtgcTCCCCCCCCAGGCTGGTTGGGAGGGAAGGCACCCGGAACACTGGGCTTGCTCGCCAGCTCTGCCCTCCGCCCTGCCAAGCTCCCTGCCCCATCCGTGCTGA
- the TRIM46 gene encoding tripartite motif-containing protein 46 isoform X4, which translates to MKNMEKELLCPVCQEMYKQPLVLPCTHSVCQACAREVLGQQGYIGHGGDPSSEPTSPASTPSTRSPRLSRRTLPKPDRLDRLLKSGFGTYPGRKRGALHPQVIMFPCPACQGDVELGERGLAGLFRNLTLERVVERYRQSVSVGGAILCQLCKPPPLEATKGCTECRATFCNECFKLFHPWGTQKAQHEPTLPTLSFRPKGLMCPDHKEEVTHYCKTCQRLVCQLCRVRRTHSGHKITPVLSAYQALKDKLTKSLTYILGNQDTVQTQICELEETVRHTEVSGQQAKEEVSQLVRGLGAVLEEKRASLLQAIEECQQERLARLSAQIQEHRSLLDGSGLVGYAQEVLKETDQPCFVQAAKQLHNRISRATEALQTFRPAASSSFRHCQLDVGREMKLLTELNFLRVPEAPVIDTQRTFAYDQIFLCWRLPPHSPPAWHYTIEFRRTDVPAQPGPTRWQRREEVRGTSALLENPDTGSVYVLRVRGCNKAGYGEYSEDVHLHTPPAPVLHFFLDGRWGTSRERLAISKDQRAVRSVPGLPLLLAAERLLTGCHLSVDVVLGDVAVTQGRSYWACAVDPASYLVKVRPGQWTRQRCRGRHRGGVAALRFPDHRHGQDPAGGWGQLERGADREGRPGGQLHGAPAAPPGHLPGLREGSRFLPGCRVLPRAPGVPPGLLGPCVPCLLLHRGWRSTATGARGHQAREEGHHWGLRQAGLTLPGLCGASGSWVLSLVASPSSSSSHVVLSRPLSVFPRPFLTKGLSSAHLSGCPPFSLLPVNPGSCPHHVSAPCAALGILPESWRQPLPHPCPVLPPQAGWEGRHPEHWACSPALPSALPSSLPHPC; encoded by the exons ATGAAGAACATGGAGAAGGAGCTGCTGTGCCCCGTGTGTCAAGAAATGTATAAGCAGCCGCTGGTGCTGCCGTGCACCCACAGCGTGTGCCAGGCCTGCGCCCGGGAGGTGCTGGGCCAGCAGGGCTACATAGGCCATGGTGGGGACCCCAGCTCTgagcccacttctcctgcctccaCCCCATCCACCCGAAGCCCTCGCCTCTCCCGCAGAACTCTCCCCAAACCAGACCGCTTGGACCGGCTGCTTAAGTCAG GCTTTGGGACATACCCCGGGCGGAAGCGAGGTGCTCTGCACCCCCAGGTGATCATGTTCCCGTGCCCAGCCTGCCAGGGTGATGTGGAGCTGGGGGAGCGGGGCTTGGCAGGGCTTTTCCGGAACCTGACCCTGGAGCGTGTGGTGGAGCGGTACCGCCAGAGTGTGAGTGTGGGCGGCGCCATCCTGTGCCAGCTATGCAAGCCCCCGCCACTAGAGGCCACCAAGGGCTGTACCGAGTGCCGCGCCACCTTCTGCAATGAGTGCTTCAAGCTCTTCCATCCCTGGGGCACCCAGAAGGCCCAGCATGAACCCACCctgcccaccctctcctttcgCCCCAAG GGACTAATGTGTCCAGATCACAAAGAAGAGGTGACCCATTACTGCAAGACGTGCCAACGACTGGTGTGCCAGCTCTGCCGCGTGCGGCGCACCCACAGCGGCCACAAAATCACACCCGTGCTCAGTGCCTACCAGGCCCTCAAG GACAAGCTGACAAAGAGCCTGACATACATCCTGGGGAACCAGGACACAGTGCAGACCCAGATCTGTGAGCTGGAGGAGACCGTGAGGCACACGGAG GTGAGTGGTCAGCAGGCCAAGGAGGAGGTGTCCCAGCTGGTgcgggggctgggggctgtgCTGGAGGAGAAGCGGGCGTCACTGCTTCAAGCCATTGAGGAGTGTCAGCAGGAACGGCTGGCCCGTCTCAGCGCCCAGATCCAGGAGCACCGGAGCCTGCTGGATGGCTCAGGTCTGGTGGGCTACGCTCAGGAGGTTCTTAAGGAAACAGACCAGCCTTGCTTTGTGCAAGCAGCCAAACAACTGCACAACAG GATTTCCCGAGCCACAGAGGCCCTCCAGACATTCCGGCCAGCTGCCAGCTCCTCCTTCCGCCATTGCCAGCTGGATGTGGGGCGTGAGATGAAGCTGCTGACAGAGCTTAATTTCCTGCGAG TGCCCGAGGCTCCGGTCATCGACACCCAGCGCACCTTTGCCTACGACCAGATCTTCCTCTGCTGGCGGCTGCCCCCCCACTCACCGCCTGCCTGGCACTACACCATTGAGTTCCGGCGCACCGACGTGCCGGCCCAGCCAGGCCCCACCCGCTGGCAGCGGcgggaggaggtgagggggacCAGCGCCCTGCTGGAGAACCCCGACACGGGCTCTGTGTATGTGCTGCGTGTCCGCGGCTGCAATAAGGCCGGCTACGGCGAGTACAGTGAGGACGTGCACCTGCACACGCCGCCCGCGCCCG tcCTGCACTTCTTCCTGGATGGCCGCTGGGGCACAAGCCGTGAGCGGCTGGCCATCAGCAAGGACCAGCGAGCGGTGAGGAGTGTCCCAGGGCTgcccctgctgctggctgccgagCGGCTGCTGACGGGCTGCCACCTGAGCGTGGACGTGGTCCTGGGCGATGTGGCTGTGACCCAGGGCCGCAGCTACTGGGCCTGCGCCGTGGACCCAGCCTCCTACTTGGTCAAG GTACGACCCGGACAGTGGACACGACAGCGGTGCCGAGGACGCCACCGTGGAGGCGTCGCCGCCCTTCGCTTTCCTGACCATCGGCATGGGCAAGAtcctgctgggggctggggccagCTCGAACGCGGGGCTGACCGGGAGGGACGGCCCGGCGGCCAGCTGCACGGTGCCCCTGCCGCCCCGCCTGGGCATCTGCCTGGACTACGAGAGGGGTCGCGTTTCCTTCCTGGATGCCGTGTCCTTCCGAGGGCTCCTGGAGTGCCCCCTGGACTGCTCGGGCCCTGTGTGCCCTGCCTTTTGCTTCATCGGGGGTGGCGCAGTACAGCTACAGGAGCCCGTGGGCACCAAGCCCGAGAGGAAGGTCACCATTGGGGGCTTCGCCAAGCTGGACTGACCCTCCCGGGCCTCTGCGGGGCCTCCGGAAGCTGGGTTCTCTCTCTGGTAGCTTCTCCCTCCAGCTCTTCCTCCCACGTGGTCCTGTCCCGTCCCCTATCTGTCTTCCCACGGCCTTTCTTGACCAAGGGACTCTCCTCTGCTCACCTCTCTGGATGTCCCCCATTCTCCCTattgcctgttaatccaggttCCTGCCCCCACCACGTCTCTGCCCCATGCGCTGCCCTTGGCATCTTGCCCGAATcatggagacagcccctgccccacccctgccctgtgcTCCCCCCCCAGGCTGGTTGGGAGGGAAGGCACCCGGAACACTGGGCTTGCTCGCCAGCTCTGCCCTCCGCCCTGCCAAGCTCCCTGCCCCATCCGTGCTGA
- the TRIM46 gene encoding tripartite motif-containing protein 46 isoform X2, producing the protein MATRARLSQGRCQPCSPPPLPSPSLPVPPSFVSAAPLTGMAAKRGTKTSMKNMEKELLCPVCQEMYKQPLVLPCTHSVCQACAREVLGQQGYIGHGGDPSSEPTSPASTPSTRSPRLSRRTLPKPDRLDRLLKSGFGTYPGRKRGALHPQVIMFPCPACQGDVELGERGLAGLFRNLTLERVVERYRQSVSVGGAILCQLCKPPPLEATKGCTECRATFCNECFKLFHPWGTQKAQHEPTLPTLSFRPKGLMCPDHKEEVTHYCKTCQRLVCQLCRVRRTHSGHKITPVLSAYQALKDKLTKSLTYILGNQDTVQTQICELEETVRHTEVSGQQAKEEVSQLVRGLGAVLEEKRASLLQAIEECQQERLARLSAQIQEHRSLLDGSGLVGYAQEVLKETDQPCFVQAAKQLHNRISRATEALQTFRPAASSSFRHCQLDVGREMKLLTELNFLRVPEAPVIDTQRTFAYDQIFLCWRLPPHSPPAWHYTIEFRRTDVPAQPGPTRWQRREEVRGTSALLENPDTGSVYVLRVRGCNKAGYGEYSEDVHLHTPPAPVLHFFLDGRWGTSRERLAISKDQRAVRSVPGLPLLLAAERLLTGCHLSVDVVLGDVAVTQGRSYWACAVDPASYLVKVRPGQWTRQRCRGRHRGGVAALRFPDHRHGQDPAGGWGQLERGADREGRPGGQLHGAPAAPPGHLPGLREGSRFLPGCRVLPRAPGVPPGLLGPCVPCLLLHRGWRSTATGARGHQAREEGHHWGLRQAGLTLPGLCGASGSWVLSLVASPSSSSSHVVLSRPLSVFPRPFLTKGLSSAHLSGCPPFSLLPVNPGSCPHHVSAPCAALGILPESWRQPLPHPCPVLPPQAGWEGRHPEHWACSPALPSALPSSLPHPC; encoded by the exons ATGGCAACCCGTGCCCGGCTCTCCCAGGGGCGGTGCCAACCCTGCTCCCCCCCACcacttccttccccctccctccctgtccctccctcctttgTGTCAGCTGCGCCCCTGACCGGGATGGCTGCGAAGAGAGGGACCAAG ACGAGCATGAAGAACATGGAGAAGGAGCTGCTGTGCCCCGTGTGTCAAGAAATGTATAAGCAGCCGCTGGTGCTGCCGTGCACCCACAGCGTGTGCCAGGCCTGCGCCCGGGAGGTGCTGGGCCAGCAGGGCTACATAGGCCATGGTGGGGACCCCAGCTCTgagcccacttctcctgcctccaCCCCATCCACCCGAAGCCCTCGCCTCTCCCGCAGAACTCTCCCCAAACCAGACCGCTTGGACCGGCTGCTTAAGTCAG GCTTTGGGACATACCCCGGGCGGAAGCGAGGTGCTCTGCACCCCCAGGTGATCATGTTCCCGTGCCCAGCCTGCCAGGGTGATGTGGAGCTGGGGGAGCGGGGCTTGGCAGGGCTTTTCCGGAACCTGACCCTGGAGCGTGTGGTGGAGCGGTACCGCCAGAGTGTGAGTGTGGGCGGCGCCATCCTGTGCCAGCTATGCAAGCCCCCGCCACTAGAGGCCACCAAGGGCTGTACCGAGTGCCGCGCCACCTTCTGCAATGAGTGCTTCAAGCTCTTCCATCCCTGGGGCACCCAGAAGGCCCAGCATGAACCCACCctgcccaccctctcctttcgCCCCAAG GGACTAATGTGTCCAGATCACAAAGAAGAGGTGACCCATTACTGCAAGACGTGCCAACGACTGGTGTGCCAGCTCTGCCGCGTGCGGCGCACCCACAGCGGCCACAAAATCACACCCGTGCTCAGTGCCTACCAGGCCCTCAAG GACAAGCTGACAAAGAGCCTGACATACATCCTGGGGAACCAGGACACAGTGCAGACCCAGATCTGTGAGCTGGAGGAGACCGTGAGGCACACGGAG GTGAGTGGTCAGCAGGCCAAGGAGGAGGTGTCCCAGCTGGTgcgggggctgggggctgtgCTGGAGGAGAAGCGGGCGTCACTGCTTCAAGCCATTGAGGAGTGTCAGCAGGAACGGCTGGCCCGTCTCAGCGCCCAGATCCAGGAGCACCGGAGCCTGCTGGATGGCTCAGGTCTGGTGGGCTACGCTCAGGAGGTTCTTAAGGAAACAGACCAGCCTTGCTTTGTGCAAGCAGCCAAACAACTGCACAACAG GATTTCCCGAGCCACAGAGGCCCTCCAGACATTCCGGCCAGCTGCCAGCTCCTCCTTCCGCCATTGCCAGCTGGATGTGGGGCGTGAGATGAAGCTGCTGACAGAGCTTAATTTCCTGCGAG TGCCCGAGGCTCCGGTCATCGACACCCAGCGCACCTTTGCCTACGACCAGATCTTCCTCTGCTGGCGGCTGCCCCCCCACTCACCGCCTGCCTGGCACTACACCATTGAGTTCCGGCGCACCGACGTGCCGGCCCAGCCAGGCCCCACCCGCTGGCAGCGGcgggaggaggtgagggggacCAGCGCCCTGCTGGAGAACCCCGACACGGGCTCTGTGTATGTGCTGCGTGTCCGCGGCTGCAATAAGGCCGGCTACGGCGAGTACAGTGAGGACGTGCACCTGCACACGCCGCCCGCGCCCG tcCTGCACTTCTTCCTGGATGGCCGCTGGGGCACAAGCCGTGAGCGGCTGGCCATCAGCAAGGACCAGCGAGCGGTGAGGAGTGTCCCAGGGCTgcccctgctgctggctgccgagCGGCTGCTGACGGGCTGCCACCTGAGCGTGGACGTGGTCCTGGGCGATGTGGCTGTGACCCAGGGCCGCAGCTACTGGGCCTGCGCCGTGGACCCAGCCTCCTACTTGGTCAAG GTACGACCCGGACAGTGGACACGACAGCGGTGCCGAGGACGCCACCGTGGAGGCGTCGCCGCCCTTCGCTTTCCTGACCATCGGCATGGGCAAGAtcctgctgggggctggggccagCTCGAACGCGGGGCTGACCGGGAGGGACGGCCCGGCGGCCAGCTGCACGGTGCCCCTGCCGCCCCGCCTGGGCATCTGCCTGGACTACGAGAGGGGTCGCGTTTCCTTCCTGGATGCCGTGTCCTTCCGAGGGCTCCTGGAGTGCCCCCTGGACTGCTCGGGCCCTGTGTGCCCTGCCTTTTGCTTCATCGGGGGTGGCGCAGTACAGCTACAGGAGCCCGTGGGCACCAAGCCCGAGAGGAAGGTCACCATTGGGGGCTTCGCCAAGCTGGACTGACCCTCCCGGGCCTCTGCGGGGCCTCCGGAAGCTGGGTTCTCTCTCTGGTAGCTTCTCCCTCCAGCTCTTCCTCCCACGTGGTCCTGTCCCGTCCCCTATCTGTCTTCCCACGGCCTTTCTTGACCAAGGGACTCTCCTCTGCTCACCTCTCTGGATGTCCCCCATTCTCCCTattgcctgttaatccaggttCCTGCCCCCACCACGTCTCTGCCCCATGCGCTGCCCTTGGCATCTTGCCCGAATcatggagacagcccctgccccacccctgccctgtgcTCCCCCCCCAGGCTGGTTGGGAGGGAAGGCACCCGGAACACTGGGCTTGCTCGCCAGCTCTGCCCTCCGCCCTGCCAAGCTCCCTGCCCCATCCGTGCTGA